AACTACGGAGCTGAGTGTAGCATGAGGTAGTACATTATACCAATCAAATATTAGTCATTTTTCCACTAGGCTCAGAACCCGTCTCTGATGCGCAGGTCGTCGCTTCGAACTGGGAAATAATTGTTTCCAGGAATGGCATTCTAAGCCATCCCTAGTAAGAATTAGCGAAGGAATGTCCTTCCGTGTCGTTCGACGACTCCGACTTCCAGACGGCGGCGAGGACGCTCCCAAAATGCTAAGGAGCCGGTTGCCGCTTGGCTCCCGCTTCTTTTGACAGGTTAGCGACCTTAAAGGTATAAACTCATTCCATAAAGAAAACCGTGAGGCAGACGAGATTAGGCCGGAGCTGTCATTCGCGCTCGCAGATCTCAGACCGCGCCCCGTTCCCTCACGGATAACCTTTTGTGCCTTAACAAGGAGCTGCCATGCCGATTGCCACCATCAACCCCTTCAACGGAGAGACCGTCCAGGTCTTTCAGCCGCTCTCAGCGGAGCAACTTGACGGAAAGCTGTCCACCGCCGCGGCGGCGTTCTCCCGCTACCGTAGCACCTCCTTCCCGGAGCGTGCGGCCTACATGATTCGCGCTGCCGAGATTCTCGAACGCGATAAGGAGCAGGTCTCCAGGCTGATCACCGTCGAGATGGGAAAGCCGCTGACCTCCGCCGTCCACGAGATTGAGAAGTGCGCCCTCGTCTGCCACTATTACGCCGAACACGCCCAGAAGTATCTAGCCGATGAAGTTATTCCCACCGGTGCCATGAAGAGCTTCGTCCGGTATCTTCCCCTAGGCCCGGTGCTCGCCATCATGCCCTGGAACTATCCATTCTGGCAGGTGATCCGCTTTCTCGCGCCGGCTCTGATGGCCGGCAACGTCGGTCTTCTGAAGCATGCGTCGAACGTCCCCCAGTGCGCTTTGGCCATCGAGAGAATCTTTCTTGAAGCCGGCTTCGCCGAAGGCGTCTTCCAGACTCTGCTGATCGGCACGGGAGAGGTCGATGCGATACTTGGTGATCCGCGCATCGTCGCCGCGACCATCACCGGCAGTGAAGACGCGGGGATCAAGGTGGCAATCGGCGCGGCCAAGCGGGTCAAGAAGGTCGTACTGGAACTGGGAGGCAGCGACCCATTCATCGTGATGCCCAGTGCGGATATCGACAAGGCGGTGACCACCGGTGTACGCGCTCGCGTGCTCAACAACGGCCAGTCCTGCATCGCCGCCAAGCGCTTTATCGTCGCGGCGGAGATCGCCGACGAGTTCGAGCGCAAGTTCGTAGCAGCCATGGAGGCCCTCACCATCGGCGATCCTTTCGATGCCGCCACCGACGTCGGCCCGCTAGCTACGGCGAGCAGTGTCAAATCTTTGCATGACGATGTCCGTAAGACCGTCGATGCAGGGGGCCGTCTGCTCACCGGCGGAAACGTTCTCAATCGACCTGGATTCTTCTATGCGCCCACCGTCCTGACCGACATCCCACTCGATTCTCCCGGGTATCGCGAAGAGTTCTTCGGCCCCGTCGCTTCGTTGTTCCGCGTGGCGGATATCGACGAAGCAATCCATATCGCAAACGACACCCGCTTTGGCCTCGGAGCAAGCGCCTGGACCGAAGACGCGGACGAACGCGAACGCTTCACCAACGAGCTTGATGCCGGTATGGTCTTCATCAACAGCATGGTCGCCTCCGATCCGCGGCTTCCGTTCGGCGGCGTCAAGATGTCGGGCTATGGACGCGAGCTTGCAGCCCTGGGCATCCGTGAGTTCGTCAACGCGAAGACCGTCTTTATCCAGTGACCGGAAACTGCGCATCGATTTCAAACGCCTCAGGGCCCTTTCGCCACGAACGCACGCGGAACTGATACCCTCCGGTGAGTGTTCCTAGCCGATCGAACAAGTCCGATTCGTCGCGCCATGTTTGTCAGGATGTAAGGAGAAGTGCACTTGAAGCGACTTATTGTTGCAATTACAGGCGCATCCGGCGCCATCTATGGGGTCCGAACGCTCCAGTTGTTGCGGGCAGCCGGCGGCGTCGAGGTACACCTGGTGATCTCTCCCTCTGCCGCTCGCACGCTGCTGGCTGAAACCGACTACACCATCGAAGACCTGCGAAAGCTCGGCGACGTGGTGCACAACCACAAAGATATCGGCGCTTCCATTGCAAGCGGCTCCTTTCGCACCGAAGGCATGGTGGTAGTTCCCTGCTCAGTGAAGAGCCTGAGCGGGATCGCGAACTGCTACGACGAAGACCTCATCGTGCGCGCGGCCGACGTCTGCCTCAAGGAACGACGCCGCTTGATACTGATGCTGCGGGAGACTCCGTTCCATGCAGGTCACATCGCGCTGATGGACCAGGCCACCAGAATGGGCGCGATCATCATGCCGCCCATTCCATCGTTCTATAATCGCCCGAATAGCATCGACGATATGGTCAACCAGAGCGTAGGACGCATGCTGGACCTCTTCGATCTCGCCGCCGACATCGTGTCGCGGTGGACGGGGACTGCGCCTCTACCCGCTTTGGGCCCGGAGTAGTACGTCCGTTGCGTCCATGCTTCCAGCGGGAAGAAGAAGCGACCCTCAGTTTCTAAGCTGCACTCATTGCAAAGGCTAAGGGCACGGTCGAAGCCGTGCCCTTAGCCGAGCGGCTTTCATCAGACTAACCGAGGTTCTACTCCGAAACCCTATCGTTCGTGTCCATGTTGAATTTGATCCCGGACTTGGCGAGTTCAGCGACATACATCTCGCGAACCTGAGGATCTTCGTCTTCATACTCGATCATGTTGCCGCCCGTCTTGACGTCCACAGAATCCAGCAGATGCGTGTAGCCGCCGCCACCTAGCCCCTCCATGAACCATCTGCCCTGGCCTCCCCAGTTGGGAGCGATATACCGGGCAGCGTCGCGGCCGGTATTGAAGTGCTGGTGGAACCAGCCGTCCGGCGGAACAAACAGACTTCCATCGGTCCAGTCCACGCGTGTCTTCTCCTTCGCCTCCGAGTAGCGCGTCGACCCCTTCCAGAAGAGGGTGTAGCCCGTTCCGTTCAGAGTGACAACGTGCGACCCTGGCCCGTGCCGGTGCGCCATCTTGTAGGTTCCCGTGGAAAACTCCGAGATGTGCGTCTGCATGGTGTTGTTCGCAAGCTCCAGCTCGATTCTCGAGTTTCCCTTACCGCGATCCGCTGCCCGCTCCAGGCCGATGGTACGAGCATCTGGAACAAAGCTGCCGTGCCAGGTGTGAATGCTCCTTTCATGCTTGTGACCCTTCACAATCTTCGTCAGCATTTTGTCATCGCCGCTCTTCAAAAAGTTTCCTTCCGTGTCGAAGCGATCGCGGAAGACGAAGTCGTTATTGAAGACGAAATCGGTGTTATGGAACAGATCGATCGCCACCGGAGCATTGTTCACGGACAAGAAGCGAGCCGGTTTGCTTCCGAGATTGGTGTGCTTACGCCACAGATTGAGCGGCGGCCCGAGCACACTGCCCGCCTTCCACTTGACGCTGAACTTTTCGCCGGTAGGCGCCCATAGCTGAGTCTCGCCCTCGCCCTCGAGAAAGTAGATGGTCTCCTCGAAGAGGTAACGCTGAGGGTTGGTAGAAGCGCCCGCAGGAAGCTCGCAGACGTAGGCGCAGTTGACTCCCTCTCCCCCAACCAGATTGATGTGAGCCCCGAGTCCCCCCACTCTCTTCCACGGCTGCAGTTCGAGAGCTCTGAGATCTTTGATGGCGAAGTCCCTGTAGACCGGGATGCCTTCCTGATCGAGCCACGCGGCGAACGGGTCAAAGTTCGTCTGGTTCACGTTATAGCCCGAGTCGTGCGCGTCGGCATGTTTCTGCGTGGGATAGGCGTCTGCGGGGGATGGGGATTGCCCGTCCGCAACACCTTTCAGAATCGAGCAGGTGGCGGCAAGAGTGAAGGCGCCGTCCGCCGCACGTTTGACAAAGTCTCGCCGGGAGATTCGCCCGGCCTTGAAATCGATTGCTATGTCTTTTGGACTCTTCACTCATCCTCCATGGCGGCTAAAACAGTCCCGCTGGCCTGCCGCTGTTTCTCGCTAGACGCATGGCAGCTTGATCCAGGACACTGCCGGCTCTTCGGTTGATACGAGCCCCTTGGCACGATTACTACGTAAATGGAAACGTAAGCGTTCGATCCCAAGGTGCCGGAAAACATTTGTCTCTGTAAATCTCCTAAAAGACGAACTTCGCTCCAAACTGAATCTGCCGCGAGGTCGTCAGGGTTGGCGCGGGCAATTGTCCTGCGGAACCCAGAACACCTCCCGAACTGCTAAAGATTTGCGGCGAGTCACTTTGGAAGTTGGTGTGATTAAAGACGTTGAATACTTCGCCCCGGAGTTGCAGGCCGTATCTGTCGTGAACCAGCGGGATGTTCTTGAACAAGGAGCTGTCGACATCGATATATTCGGGTGCGCGCAGTGTATTGCGTCCCAGATTTCCAAGCTCGCCCGGTGCCGGGAAGGAGAAGCAGCTCAGGTTGATGTAGTTCAGAGGCTGGCCGGTATTGATGGGGTTGATCGAACAACCCGGTCCAGGATTGTAATTCGGTCTCTGTCCGCCGGCGCTGCTGTGGGCTCTGCTGTTGCCCGTAAACGCCCGGTCCGAACTCAGTCGCACCGAGAAGGGCTCGCCGGAGTGGATCTGGAAGATGCCGCCTAGCTGCCATCCTCCCAGTACTGCCTTGGAGACGCCGCTCAGTTCGCCGATAGGAATATTCCACTGGCCGTTGACTACGAAGTTGTTCGTGATGTTGAAGTCGGAAACACCCTTGTTGAGCGCCAGATCGAAGGCATACGACGGTCCGACGGTGTTGTTGTATTCATTGTCGCTGAAGGTATCGGAACCCTCATCCATGCTCTTCGACCAGGTGTAGCTGGCCTGAAGTGCGAGCCCGTGCGACAGGCGCCGGCTCAGGTTCACCAGCAGGCCGTGGTAAATCGAAAAGTCGGTATAGACCAACCCTTCGATACGCGAGTAGTTGGGGTTGATCCGCTGAATATTCTTCGAGCTGTTACCGGCAGGGATGGGGAAGTGGAGTTGCCCATTCGCATCGAAGGTGACGAGAGACAGCGGCACCTGATCCATGTCGTCAATGTTCTGCGGGACATGAACTGAATGGGATCCCACATAGCCGATCATCAAAGCGAAGTCCGATGGCAGTTGCTGCTCGACCGTCAGGTTCCACGCCTGGTTGTAGGCCCGCGGTGGATTCTGCTGTACGTAGGTGCCTTCACTTGCACTTGCAGTCAGCAGGTCAAGACCGTTCGATGGGAAAGCGCTCGCAGGAGGAGCGTTCACCACACCCGAGTTGAAGAAAGGAATTGCGTGGGTCCGATTTAGGAAGAAATAAGGCAGCGACAGGATGTCATAAATGCCGTAGGAGGCGCGGAGCGAAGTCTTGCCGGTTCCGAAGACATCGTAGGCCAGGCCCACGCGCGGCGCGAAGTTCAACTTATTGGCGTTGCCGACAAAAGAGCCCCCAAGCCGTTCCGTCGCATCGGTGAGGTTTACCAACGTCGCCACCTTGCCGTTGGCCTCGACCACCGGCGTGTTGTACTCGTACCGCAGCCCGGCGGTGATCGTGAGGCGCTCACTCAAGCGCAGCACATCCTGGCCATAGGCCCCGTAGTAGTCGGTCTTCAAGCTGCGGGCGCCGTTGGTCGTCGGAAGGTCGGAGGAGAATTGCAGCGGTACATTCTGCAGTAGGTCCTGCACCGAGCCGTAGTCCCACTCTCCCAACGGGTTTTGGACCGAGGTAAAGTCGTCCGCGATCCGATTGAAGAGAAACCCGAACTGCAGCGAATTTTTGCCCTTGATCCAGTTTAGATCGTCGGAACCCTGATACGCGATGTAATGAAACAGGTCCGCGCCCGAGGCCCCGAGCCCCCCGGCGGTAGCGACGTTGCCTGCCGTGATCACGCCCACCGGCTTGCCCGGCACAAACCCAAGCGTGGTATCAGTCGCCAGCGGCGAAACCGCGGATATATCCTCGGAATCGGACGCGAATGTGTAACTGACTCCTAGGTGCGCCGTGTTCAAAAGGTTAGGGGTGAGGAAGTTCTGCAGCGTGACGATGGCGTTGTCATGACTGGCCCGCGATCCGACCAGCTTGATGTTGAAGACGTCCGGAGCCACAAGCGATGAGGTATCCCACTGATAGCTGGTCGAAAGGATGGTCTTGGGAGAGAGGTGGAAGTCGACTTTTCCGACCGCGTAGTACTCCTTGCCTGTCTGGGCGCCGGAGAAGTTGTAAAACGCCGTGCCGTCACCATTGTCGGTTCCGTTTGCGACCGGGAAGAGCGGCAGGAACGGCTGAATGGCAGGAGCGATCGCGACTGTAATCGTTCCCGGCCCGTTGGGATTCGGAACCACTCCAGTCCTGGCCGAATTCGATATCGTGAGCGACCTCTCAGACAAGCCGAGGAGCTGGTTCAGGCCTTCGAAGTTACCGAAGAAGAAGATCTTATCCTTCTTGATGGGTCCGCCAACCGCAACCCCATACTGATAACGGTGAAAATCGGGGATCGTCGGGCCGTCGAAGTAATTGCGCGCATCGAGAGCGCTGTTCCGGAAGAATCCGAAGCCGGTCCCGTGGAAATCGTTGGTCCCCGATTTGAACGCCGCGTTGATGACGCCGCCTGAGGTCAGACCATACTGCGCGGAGAAGCCGCTGGTGAGGACCGCAAACTCACGTACGGCATCCACGCCGAGGTTGATGTTCAGCGCGCTTCCCGGACTACCGTTCGAATAGTCGTTGACGATCAGTCCATCGGCAAGATACAGGTTCTCCGTTGGCCGGTTTCCGTTGATGTAAAGGTTCTCGCCGTTGCCTCTGGCTGCGCGCGAGTTGGTCGGCGATCCCTGCGTCGCCTGCTGTCCGAGGCCGCCAGTGACTCCTGCCTGCAAGGTCGCAAGCTGCAACCAGTCGCGCCCATTCAGAGGAAGTTCGCGAATCGCGTGCTCGCCAACAAGTCCGCTCACCGTCGGGGATGTCGTCTCCACCTGCTGCGCCTGATCGGTGACCACGACGGTCTCCGAAACATTGCCAAGCTGGAGAGACAAGTTCACCGTGAGCGAAGCTCCGACGGTCAGATCGATGCTTGGTCTAACCTCCGCCTTGAAACCCTTTGCGGTGGTTTCAATCTTGTAGCTTCCCGAGGGCAGCCCGGGAAACTGGTATTGCCCCGCACTGCCGGTCGTCAGACTCTGTTGCGCTCCGGTTCCATTGTTCGTGATCTTAACCGCAGCGCCCGCGATGGTCGCACCGCTGGAATCGGTCACTACCCCGAGAACCGAGCCGTTTGCTCCCTGGCCAAGTGCAGATACACTGCCGGCCAGCAGGAGAATGCAGAGTGCGATTGTCTGTAGAACTGACGTTATTTTTATAGAGTTCATTGCGCCCCTGGAGAGTGTGACTGGATGCCGCGATTGATTCTCAGCATCGTGTCGTCCACCTTCAATCATGGGCTGAGCTTATACCTTTCGAAATGGAACGCTGTCAAGGAGGAAATGTGCAGCCGCGTTTCGGCTTCTCTGCGAACTCTTGAGTTTCGAGGCTGTAACGCAATTTGGACGTTATAAATCCCGCAAACCGCTGTTATATTCAACGGAGCCACCGCAAGCTGCAGGCCCGGGCACAATGCCGCGCCGCTTCGAGTCCCACCCGGCTGCGGTGTTTTGGTCCAGAACGAAAAGATTTGGTTGTACCATTACTAAGCGGTGCTAGACTGATGTTTGTAAGGTGGCTGCACTGACCTTTATGCAACTCGAGCGGAGAATCCATGGCGGTTCGCGGACCAGTGGAACCTTTCAAAATTGTAGGGCTCAACCGGGGACGCGTTCACGAACCCGTCGCGGAGCAGATTCGGCAGGCCATTTTCAATGGCTTAATCGCCACCGGCCACAAGTTGCCGCCGGAACGGGAGATGGCGGAGCACTTTCAGACCAGCCGCGTTACGCTGCGCGAGGCCCTTCGCGCCCTCGAGAAAGAAGGTCTGATCACCGTCAAGCGCGGCGCCGGCGGCGGAGCTTTCGTTGCCGATTTCGACCAGGCGCTCCGGGCCCTCACCGAGTCCTTGAACACTGTCGTAAAGCTCGGGTCCGCCAAAAGCGCCCACCTCACCGAGATGCGCTCCATCCTCGAGCCTGAGATCACAAGGCTGGCTACGCTCCGGGCCACAAAGGAAGATGTTGCCGTCATTGAGGCCGTAGTCGATGCCCAGGAACAGGAACTCAAGGCGGGAGAGCTCAGCCGGAAGCTGGATATGGACTTCCACCGCTTCGTGGCGGAAGCCGCTCACAATCCCGTGCTCAATATCGTGGTCAACGCCGTTAACGAATCCATCAAGGACTCCATCCTGCGATCCAAGCGAAGCGAAGAGATGCGAAGACGTGTTGTGAGCTACCACCGGAGCATCTTCGAGGCGATTCGGGCGGGAGACTCCGACCTCGCCAGAAAGATTATGTCGGAGCACGTCGTCGATGTGCAGTGCCACCTGGAAGCCTCGGACGGAGCCTAGCTTCGCCAGTGGCGAAGTCGGACTCAGCCGGTGATCTCTATCTGCGTGAAGATCTCGCTGCTCCCAAAGGAAAGAGACCGATGGACAGACGAGCGACGGTCGATGTTGCAGGACTGATCGACAACACCCCGTTGGACTGGTTTCATGCGATCGTCCTGATGAACACGTGCATGGTCATGTTCTTGGAAGGCTACGACATGCAGGTGACCTCGTATGCGGCGCCTGCCATCATCAAAGCCTGGCATCTTACGAGCGCGCACTTCGGCCCCGTCTTCGGATTCGGCTTGCTCGGCTATTTCCTAGGCGCCACCATCCTTGGCCACCTGGGGGATCGCTTCGGGCGCAAAAAGGTCATCCTCGGTGGCTCCCTGTTCTTCGGCGCATTCACATTCGGCGCAGCCTTTGCCACCTCCCTGACGCAACTCTTGATCCTCAGGTTCCTGGCAGGCATCGGCATAGGCGCTTCCATTCCAGCAGCCATTGCACTGACGGTGGAATACGCTCCCGCTCATTTGAAGGCGCGCATCATCAGCTTTTTGTTTCTCGGTTACACCCTGGGCGCGACCCTCGGCGGTTTTATTGCGGTGAAGCTTATTCCTGCGTTTGGATGGCCTGCCGTGTTCGTCGTGGGCGGCATCGCGCCCCTGGTTCTTGCTGCCATAGGGTTGTTCACCCTGCCGGAATCGGTCCAGTTTCTCGCTCTTCTGCAGGATCGCCCTCAGCGTGTTCAGGCGATTCTCACCAGATTCCAACGCGGTTTGCGCTTCAGCGATGACACCAGATTTTTCGTTGCGGAGCAGAAGCATCGTGGCCTGCCGGTCAAGCAACTCTTCGCGAACGGCCGCGCCGTCATGACCATGCTCCTGTGGACCGGCTTCGCCTCAAGTCTTTTGGCCCACTACTTTCTGACGAGCTGGTTGCCGACGATCCTGGCCGGAGCCGCGGTGCCTCTGTCCTACGCCATCATCTCGGGCGCGCTGCTGCAAGGGGGAGGAGGTATCGGCGGCCTGCTCCTATGCTGGCTGAGCGACACGAAAAGCGTTCTGTTTATCGCGCTCGCCTTCTGCCTCGCTTCGCCTTTCATTCTGTTCATCCCGCACGCGGGCGGTTCTTCGCTCATGGTCCTTTGTTTTCTTACAGGCTTCTTTCTGGTCGGCGGTCAGATTGGATTGAATTCGATCGCAGGAACGATGTACCCAACCGATATCCGCGCCACCGGAGCCGGGTGGGCTCTCGGTATCGGACGTATCGGATCGATCGTGGGGCCAGTTCTGGGCGGCGTGTTCCTTTCGATGCGCGTCCCCACCCAGACGCTGTTTCTGTATACGGCGTTGGTACCGGTCGTATGCGCGGCCTCCATCGCGCTGCTTTGGAAAATTTCCGCCGCAGTAAAACCCGCCGCCTCCCCGATTCCTTCGTAAGTGACGATCCGCGCCGAGAGAACAAGCATGAACTCCACCGACACGCCGCAAGACAAGCAGACCGGTTCCACGACGGGGAAGCAGGAAGCCGCAACACCGCGACGCGAGTTGAAGCAGCGCTATGACGGTTACGCGAAGGTGACCGGAAGCGCCAGATATGCGACCGAGTTCCAGATGCCCGGCGCGGTCTACGCCTTCCTGGTCCAGAGTACGATCCCGAAGGGTACGATCGCCTCGATCGATCGTGCCGCTGCCGAACGTGCTTACGGCGTTCTCGCCGTGCTGACTCCCTTCAACGCTGCACGGCTTCCTATGCCTCCTTCACAGTCGCATGCGCGCCGTGCTGTCAGCCTTCTACAGGATCGAGCCGTGCACTACAACGGGCAGCCCATCGCTGTTGTCGTCGCCGCGAGTCTGGACCAGGCGCGGCATGCCGCAACGCTGCTCAAGATCGAGTACATTTCGGAGCCTCCGCAACTCGATTTCATGGGCCGGCTTGACCAGGGCCGTCCGCTGAAGCAACCTACGCGCGAACCCGCCGACTCCAGGCGCGGCAATCTCGCAGCGTCGATGGCCAGGGCGACGGTCACGCTGGAGGAGACCTACACCACGCCCATCCAGAACCACAACAGCATGGAGACACACTCGACGCTGGCCTGGTGGGAAGGCGAGAAGCTGAACGTCTACAACTCCACCCAGTCGATCGAAGTCGACCAGCAGGCGCTGGCGTCGACCTTCGGCATACCTCTTAGCAATGTCCGCGTGCAGTGTCCCTATACCGGCGGCGGGTTCGGGAGCAAGGGATCCCCCTGGTCGCACGTCTTTCTAGCCGCGATGGCTGCGAAGACGGTGGGCAGGCCGGTGAAGCTGGCGCTCGATCGCAACCAGATGTTCGGGCCTGTCGGCTCGCGTCCCGCGACAGTGCAGAAGATCAGGCTCGGTGCGTCGGCGGACGGCAGGCTGCTGGGCGTCGAGCACAACGTCATTCTGACTGCCTCGGTGATGGAAGACTTCCTCGAGCCATGCGCGGCGCAGACCCGGATGCTCTACTCCAGCGAGTCCAATGCGACGACCCACCGGTTGGTCGATATGAACCTCGGGGTGGGCACTTATATGCGTGCACCGGGAGAGGCTTCGGGCAGCGCGGCCGTTGAATCTGCACTGGACGAACTCGCCATTAAGCTGAAGATGGACCCGGTCGAGCTGCGTCTGATCAACTATGCCGAGACGGACGAGGGCAGGAATCTGCCGTTTACCTCGAAGCACCTGCGGGCGTGCTACGAGCAGGCGGGGACCCGATTCGGTTGGTCGAGCAGGAACTCAACCCCGGGTCAGAGGCTCGAAGGCAATGCACTGATCGGCTATGGAATGGCTACGTCGACGCGACGCGCTGGACGTTCCGAAGCGGAGGCGGTCGTGCGGATCCTTCCGAACGGACGCGTCTTCGTGGGTGCCGGCACGCAAGACCTTGGCACCGGCACCTATACGATCATGGCGGATACAGCCGGCAATGAACTCGGCCTCGATCCTTCACTAGTGGAGGTCAGGCTGGGCGACTCGGCGCTTCCCGGCGCCCCAGGTTCCGTCGGATCGCAGACTGCTGCGAGCGTCTGCCCCGCTGTACGCCTGGCCGCGATCAAGGCTCGTTCTCGATTGATTGGCATGGCTTTGGGCGATCCCGCCTCTCCGCTTCATGGCAGGAATGCCGAGGAGATCAACGTTGGCGAGGGACGTATCTTCGTGACGTCCGACCCTTCTATCGGCGAGAGCTTCGCAGAGAGGATCGGACGCAACGGAGGCGACCCGGTAGAGGCGATCTCGAGCGCCGAACCGGAAGCAGGCGCGGCTAGGTACAGCGCCTACTCCTTCGGCGCAGTCTTCGTCGAAGTTGCCGTGGATCGCAGTACCGGCATGGTCAAGGTCCGGCGCGTCGTGGGCACCTACGATATCGGCACGCTGATGAACCAGATGACAGGGCTCAGCCAATTGATCGGAGGCGTTGTCTGGGGAATCTCGTTCGCCTTGCAGGAGGAGGCGCACATCGACCCGTTCTCGGGCCGCACTGTGAACGCCAATTACGCTGAGTATCACGTCCCGGTCAACGCGGATATAGGCGAGATCGACCTGACGGTGCTGAACATTCCCGACAC
This Tunturibacter gelidoferens DNA region includes the following protein-coding sequences:
- a CDS encoding xanthine dehydrogenase family protein molybdopterin-binding subunit, whose protein sequence is MNSTDTPQDKQTGSTTGKQEAATPRRELKQRYDGYAKVTGSARYATEFQMPGAVYAFLVQSTIPKGTIASIDRAAAERAYGVLAVLTPFNAARLPMPPSQSHARRAVSLLQDRAVHYNGQPIAVVVAASLDQARHAATLLKIEYISEPPQLDFMGRLDQGRPLKQPTREPADSRRGNLAASMARATVTLEETYTTPIQNHNSMETHSTLAWWEGEKLNVYNSTQSIEVDQQALASTFGIPLSNVRVQCPYTGGGFGSKGSPWSHVFLAAMAAKTVGRPVKLALDRNQMFGPVGSRPATVQKIRLGASADGRLLGVEHNVILTASVMEDFLEPCAAQTRMLYSSESNATTHRLVDMNLGVGTYMRAPGEASGSAAVESALDELAIKLKMDPVELRLINYAETDEGRNLPFTSKHLRACYEQAGTRFGWSSRNSTPGQRLEGNALIGYGMATSTRRAGRSEAEAVVRILPNGRVFVGAGTQDLGTGTYTIMADTAGNELGLDPSLVEVRLGDSALPGAPGSVGSQTAASVCPAVRLAAIKARSRLIGMALGDPASPLHGRNAEEINVGEGRIFVTSDPSIGESFAERIGRNGGDPVEAISSAEPEAGAARYSAYSFGAVFVEVAVDRSTGMVKVRRVVGTYDIGTLMNQMTGLSQLIGGVVWGISFALQEEAHIDPFSGRTVNANYAEYHVPVNADIGEIDLTVLNIPDTRFSPLGARGIGEVATTGVAAAIANAVYNATGKRVRNFPITADKIMATAGTTA